A DNA window from Helianthus annuus cultivar XRQ/B chromosome 15, HanXRQr2.0-SUNRISE, whole genome shotgun sequence contains the following coding sequences:
- the LOC110910775 gene encoding peroxisomal membrane protein 11D-like translates to MSTLDVARTELALRVLYLNKAEARDKICKAIQYGSNFVSNGKPGTAQNVDKSTSLATKVFRLFKFVNDLHALISPTAPGTPLPLVLLGKLKNALLSTFLFLDQIVWLHRSGIYKNKERAEIIGRVSAYRSSKKG, encoded by the exons ATGAGTACGCTAGATGTTGCGAGAACGGAACTTGCTCTACGTGTTTTGTATTTGAACAAAGCTGAAGCCCGGGAcaagatatgcaaggcaatacaATACGGTTCAAATTTTGTAAGTAATGGCAAGCCAGGAACTGCCCAAAATGTTGACAAGTCAACTAGCTTGGCTACGAAAGTTTTCCGTCTTTTTAAG TTTGTCAATGATTTGCATGCTCTTATCAGTCCAACTGCTCCAGGAACTCCGCTTCCACTTGTTTTACTGGGGAAG TTGAAAAATGCTTTATTGTCGACTTTCTTGTTCCTTGACCAAATTGTTTGGCTCCATAGATCAGGCATCTATAAG AACAAAGAGCGTGCAGAAATAATTGGCAGGGTATCGGCGTATCGCTCTTCTAAAAAAG GTTAG